In a single window of the Gossypium hirsutum isolate 1008001.06 chromosome A13, Gossypium_hirsutum_v2.1, whole genome shotgun sequence genome:
- the LOC107893407 gene encoding protein SAWADEE HOMEODOMAIN HOMOLOG 2 isoform X4, with protein MDRLRPRQRPVFSGFTKAEIEKMEKLFMESRELLQSKEFCQKLARNFSSSSGRAGKPIVKWNEVQNWFTTRQQESEVKVPSVTNTYKDESRLPQTCLLNDGDQSCQILKGLVAKVGEKVLDLSELEFEAKSSTDGAWYDVDMFLSHRVTSSGETEVCVRFVGFGAEEDEWVNVKKAVRGLSIPFEHSECCKVMVGGLVLCLQERRDQSIHYDAHVLEIERKTHDIRGCRCLFFIRYDHDCSEETVRLRRLCRVLG; from the exons ATGGATCGTCTACGCCCAAGACAGAGGCCGGTCTTCTCTGGGTTTACAAAAGCTGAG ATTGAAAAAATGGAGAAATTGTTCATGGAATCAAGAGAGCTGCTGCAGAGTAAAGAGTTTTGTCAAAAACTTGCAAGAAATTTTAG TTCATCCTCAGGTCGTGCTGGTAAGCCCATCGTTAAATGGAACGAG GTACAAAACTGGTTCACAACTAGGCAGCAAGAAAGCGAAGTGAAAGTTCCTTCCGTGACCAATACATACAAAGATGAGTCCAGACTCCCTCAAACTTGCCTTCTAAATGATGGAGATCAAAGTTGTCAGATTCTTAAAG GTTTGGTTGCAAAAGTGGGAGAAAAGGTTTTGGATCTATCAGAACTAGAATTTGAGGCAAAGTCATCAACAGATGGAGCATG GTATGATGTTGATATGTTTCTGTCTCACCGAGTTACTAGTTCCGGTGAAACT GAAGTTTGTGTTAGATTTGTCGGATTTGGAGCTGAGGAGGATGAATGGGTTAACGTAAAAAAGGCAGTACGAGGACTATCCATCCCATTTGAACATTCCGAATGTTGTAAGGTGATGGTTGGAGGTCTTGTATTATGCTTGCAG GAGAGAAGAGACCAATCAATCCACTACGATGCTCATGTCTTGGAGATAGAACGGAAAACTCATGACATAAGAGGTTGCAGGTGTCTGTTTTTTATCCGATATGATCACGACTGCTCTGAG GAGACAGTTCGCTTGAGGAGACTCTGTCGAGTTCTAGGCTGA
- the LOC107893407 gene encoding protein SAWADEE HOMEODOMAIN HOMOLOG 2 isoform X1, translated as MDRLRPRQRPVFSGFTKAEIEKMEKLFMESRELLQSKEFCQKLARNFSSSSGRAGKPIVKWNEFRNSPIIPSPIIVSQVQNWFTTRQQESEVKVPSVTNTYKDESRLPQTCLLNDGDQSCQILKGLVAKVGEKVLDLSELEFEAKSSTDGAWYDVDMFLSHRVTSSGETEVCVRFVGFGAEEDEWVNVKKAVRGLSIPFEHSECCKVMVGGLVLCLQERRDQSIHYDAHVLEIERKTHDIRGCRCLFFIRYDHDCSEETVRLRRLCRVLG; from the exons ATGGATCGTCTACGCCCAAGACAGAGGCCGGTCTTCTCTGGGTTTACAAAAGCTGAG ATTGAAAAAATGGAGAAATTGTTCATGGAATCAAGAGAGCTGCTGCAGAGTAAAGAGTTTTGTCAAAAACTTGCAAGAAATTTTAG TTCATCCTCAGGTCGTGCTGGTAAGCCCATCGTTAAATGGAACGAG TTTAGGAACTCTCCTATTATCCCTAGTCCAATAATTGTTTCTCAGGTACAAAACTGGTTCACAACTAGGCAGCAAGAAAGCGAAGTGAAAGTTCCTTCCGTGACCAATACATACAAAGATGAGTCCAGACTCCCTCAAACTTGCCTTCTAAATGATGGAGATCAAAGTTGTCAGATTCTTAAAG GTTTGGTTGCAAAAGTGGGAGAAAAGGTTTTGGATCTATCAGAACTAGAATTTGAGGCAAAGTCATCAACAGATGGAGCATG GTATGATGTTGATATGTTTCTGTCTCACCGAGTTACTAGTTCCGGTGAAACT GAAGTTTGTGTTAGATTTGTCGGATTTGGAGCTGAGGAGGATGAATGGGTTAACGTAAAAAAGGCAGTACGAGGACTATCCATCCCATTTGAACATTCCGAATGTTGTAAGGTGATGGTTGGAGGTCTTGTATTATGCTTGCAG GAGAGAAGAGACCAATCAATCCACTACGATGCTCATGTCTTGGAGATAGAACGGAAAACTCATGACATAAGAGGTTGCAGGTGTCTGTTTTTTATCCGATATGATCACGACTGCTCTGAG GAGACAGTTCGCTTGAGGAGACTCTGTCGAGTTCTAGGCTGA
- the LOC107893407 gene encoding protein SAWADEE HOMEODOMAIN HOMOLOG 2 isoform X11: MVSKLRNQRLKKWRNCSWNQESCCRVKSFVKNLQEILVHPQVVLVQNWFTTRQQESEVKVPSVTNTYKDESRLPQTCLLNDGDQSCQILKGLVAKVGEKVLDLSELEFEAKSSTDGAWYDVDMFLSHRVTSSGETEVCVRFVGFGAEEDEWVNVKKAVRGLSIPFEHSECCKVMVGGLVLCLQERRDQSIHYDAHVLEIERKTHDIRGCRCLFFIRYDHDCSEETVRLRRLCRVLG, encoded by the exons ATGGTGTCTAAATTGCGGAACCAAAG ATTGAAAAAATGGAGAAATTGTTCATGGAATCAAGAGAGCTGCTGCAGAGTAAAGAGTTTTGTCAAAAACTTGCAAGAAATTTTAG TTCATCCTCAGGTCGTGCTG GTACAAAACTGGTTCACAACTAGGCAGCAAGAAAGCGAAGTGAAAGTTCCTTCCGTGACCAATACATACAAAGATGAGTCCAGACTCCCTCAAACTTGCCTTCTAAATGATGGAGATCAAAGTTGTCAGATTCTTAAAG GTTTGGTTGCAAAAGTGGGAGAAAAGGTTTTGGATCTATCAGAACTAGAATTTGAGGCAAAGTCATCAACAGATGGAGCATG GTATGATGTTGATATGTTTCTGTCTCACCGAGTTACTAGTTCCGGTGAAACT GAAGTTTGTGTTAGATTTGTCGGATTTGGAGCTGAGGAGGATGAATGGGTTAACGTAAAAAAGGCAGTACGAGGACTATCCATCCCATTTGAACATTCCGAATGTTGTAAGGTGATGGTTGGAGGTCTTGTATTATGCTTGCAG GAGAGAAGAGACCAATCAATCCACTACGATGCTCATGTCTTGGAGATAGAACGGAAAACTCATGACATAAGAGGTTGCAGGTGTCTGTTTTTTATCCGATATGATCACGACTGCTCTGAG GAGACAGTTCGCTTGAGGAGACTCTGTCGAGTTCTAGGCTGA
- the LOC107893407 gene encoding protein SAWADEE HOMEODOMAIN HOMOLOG 2 isoform X7: MEKLFMESRELLQSKEFCQKLARNFSSSSGRAGKPIVKWNEFRNSPIIPSPIIVSQVQNWFTTRQQESEVKVPSVTNTYKDESRLPQTCLLNDGDQSCQILKGLVAKVGEKVLDLSELEFEAKSSTDGAWYDVDMFLSHRVTSSGETEVCVRFVGFGAEEDEWVNVKKAVRGLSIPFEHSECCKVMVGGLVLCLQERRDQSIHYDAHVLEIERKTHDIRGCRCLFFIRYDHDCSEETVRLRRLCRVLG; encoded by the exons ATGGAGAAATTGTTCATGGAATCAAGAGAGCTGCTGCAGAGTAAAGAGTTTTGTCAAAAACTTGCAAGAAATTTTAG TTCATCCTCAGGTCGTGCTGGTAAGCCCATCGTTAAATGGAACGAG TTTAGGAACTCTCCTATTATCCCTAGTCCAATAATTGTTTCTCAGGTACAAAACTGGTTCACAACTAGGCAGCAAGAAAGCGAAGTGAAAGTTCCTTCCGTGACCAATACATACAAAGATGAGTCCAGACTCCCTCAAACTTGCCTTCTAAATGATGGAGATCAAAGTTGTCAGATTCTTAAAG GTTTGGTTGCAAAAGTGGGAGAAAAGGTTTTGGATCTATCAGAACTAGAATTTGAGGCAAAGTCATCAACAGATGGAGCATG GTATGATGTTGATATGTTTCTGTCTCACCGAGTTACTAGTTCCGGTGAAACT GAAGTTTGTGTTAGATTTGTCGGATTTGGAGCTGAGGAGGATGAATGGGTTAACGTAAAAAAGGCAGTACGAGGACTATCCATCCCATTTGAACATTCCGAATGTTGTAAGGTGATGGTTGGAGGTCTTGTATTATGCTTGCAG GAGAGAAGAGACCAATCAATCCACTACGATGCTCATGTCTTGGAGATAGAACGGAAAACTCATGACATAAGAGGTTGCAGGTGTCTGTTTTTTATCCGATATGATCACGACTGCTCTGAG GAGACAGTTCGCTTGAGGAGACTCTGTCGAGTTCTAGGCTGA
- the LOC107893407 gene encoding protein SAWADEE HOMEODOMAIN HOMOLOG 2 isoform X12 gives MEKLFMESRELLQSKEFCQKLARNFSSSSGRAGKPIVKWNEVQNWFTTRQQESEVKVPSVTNTYKDESRLPQTCLLNDGDQSCQILKGLVAKVGEKVLDLSELEFEAKSSTDGAWYDVDMFLSHRVTSSGETEVCVRFVGFGAEEDEWVNVKKAVRGLSIPFEHSECCKVMVGGLVLCLQERRDQSIHYDAHVLEIERKTHDIRGCRCLFFIRYDHDCSEETVRLRRLCRVLG, from the exons ATGGAGAAATTGTTCATGGAATCAAGAGAGCTGCTGCAGAGTAAAGAGTTTTGTCAAAAACTTGCAAGAAATTTTAG TTCATCCTCAGGTCGTGCTGGTAAGCCCATCGTTAAATGGAACGAG GTACAAAACTGGTTCACAACTAGGCAGCAAGAAAGCGAAGTGAAAGTTCCTTCCGTGACCAATACATACAAAGATGAGTCCAGACTCCCTCAAACTTGCCTTCTAAATGATGGAGATCAAAGTTGTCAGATTCTTAAAG GTTTGGTTGCAAAAGTGGGAGAAAAGGTTTTGGATCTATCAGAACTAGAATTTGAGGCAAAGTCATCAACAGATGGAGCATG GTATGATGTTGATATGTTTCTGTCTCACCGAGTTACTAGTTCCGGTGAAACT GAAGTTTGTGTTAGATTTGTCGGATTTGGAGCTGAGGAGGATGAATGGGTTAACGTAAAAAAGGCAGTACGAGGACTATCCATCCCATTTGAACATTCCGAATGTTGTAAGGTGATGGTTGGAGGTCTTGTATTATGCTTGCAG GAGAGAAGAGACCAATCAATCCACTACGATGCTCATGTCTTGGAGATAGAACGGAAAACTCATGACATAAGAGGTTGCAGGTGTCTGTTTTTTATCCGATATGATCACGACTGCTCTGAG GAGACAGTTCGCTTGAGGAGACTCTGTCGAGTTCTAGGCTGA
- the LOC107893407 gene encoding protein SAWADEE HOMEODOMAIN HOMOLOG 1 isoform X9: protein MDRLRPRQRPVFSGFTKAEIEKMEKLFMESRELLQSKEFCQKLARNFSSSSGRAGKPIVKWNEVQNWFTTRQQESEVKVPSVTNTYKDESRLPQTCLLNDGDQSCQILKGLVAKVGEKVLDLSELEFEAKSSTDGAWYDVDMFLSHRVTSSGETEVCVRFVGFGAEEDEWVNVKKAVRGLSIPFEHSECCKVMVGGLVLCLQERRDQSIHYDAHVLEIERKTHDIRGCRCLFFIRYDHDCSEFA from the exons ATGGATCGTCTACGCCCAAGACAGAGGCCGGTCTTCTCTGGGTTTACAAAAGCTGAG ATTGAAAAAATGGAGAAATTGTTCATGGAATCAAGAGAGCTGCTGCAGAGTAAAGAGTTTTGTCAAAAACTTGCAAGAAATTTTAG TTCATCCTCAGGTCGTGCTGGTAAGCCCATCGTTAAATGGAACGAG GTACAAAACTGGTTCACAACTAGGCAGCAAGAAAGCGAAGTGAAAGTTCCTTCCGTGACCAATACATACAAAGATGAGTCCAGACTCCCTCAAACTTGCCTTCTAAATGATGGAGATCAAAGTTGTCAGATTCTTAAAG GTTTGGTTGCAAAAGTGGGAGAAAAGGTTTTGGATCTATCAGAACTAGAATTTGAGGCAAAGTCATCAACAGATGGAGCATG GTATGATGTTGATATGTTTCTGTCTCACCGAGTTACTAGTTCCGGTGAAACT GAAGTTTGTGTTAGATTTGTCGGATTTGGAGCTGAGGAGGATGAATGGGTTAACGTAAAAAAGGCAGTACGAGGACTATCCATCCCATTTGAACATTCCGAATGTTGTAAGGTGATGGTTGGAGGTCTTGTATTATGCTTGCAG GAGAGAAGAGACCAATCAATCCACTACGATGCTCATGTCTTGGAGATAGAACGGAAAACTCATGACATAAGAGGTTGCAGGTGTCTGTTTTTTATCCGATATGATCACGACTGCTCTGAG TTCGCTTGA
- the LOC107893407 gene encoding protein SAWADEE HOMEODOMAIN HOMOLOG 2 isoform X3 — MDRLRPRQRPVFSGFTKAEIEKMEKLFMESRELLQSKEFCQKLARNFSSSSGRAGKPIVKWNEFRNSPIIPSPIIVSQVQNWFTTRQQESEVKVPSVTNTYKDESRLPQTCLLNDGDQSCQILKGLVAKVGEKVLDLSELEFEAKSSTDGAWYDVDMFLSHRVTSSGETEVCVRFVGFGAEEDEWVNVKKAVRGLSIPFEHSECCKVMVGGLVLCLQERRDQSIHYDAHVLEIERKTHDIRGCRCLFFIRYDHDCSEFA, encoded by the exons ATGGATCGTCTACGCCCAAGACAGAGGCCGGTCTTCTCTGGGTTTACAAAAGCTGAG ATTGAAAAAATGGAGAAATTGTTCATGGAATCAAGAGAGCTGCTGCAGAGTAAAGAGTTTTGTCAAAAACTTGCAAGAAATTTTAG TTCATCCTCAGGTCGTGCTGGTAAGCCCATCGTTAAATGGAACGAG TTTAGGAACTCTCCTATTATCCCTAGTCCAATAATTGTTTCTCAGGTACAAAACTGGTTCACAACTAGGCAGCAAGAAAGCGAAGTGAAAGTTCCTTCCGTGACCAATACATACAAAGATGAGTCCAGACTCCCTCAAACTTGCCTTCTAAATGATGGAGATCAAAGTTGTCAGATTCTTAAAG GTTTGGTTGCAAAAGTGGGAGAAAAGGTTTTGGATCTATCAGAACTAGAATTTGAGGCAAAGTCATCAACAGATGGAGCATG GTATGATGTTGATATGTTTCTGTCTCACCGAGTTACTAGTTCCGGTGAAACT GAAGTTTGTGTTAGATTTGTCGGATTTGGAGCTGAGGAGGATGAATGGGTTAACGTAAAAAAGGCAGTACGAGGACTATCCATCCCATTTGAACATTCCGAATGTTGTAAGGTGATGGTTGGAGGTCTTGTATTATGCTTGCAG GAGAGAAGAGACCAATCAATCCACTACGATGCTCATGTCTTGGAGATAGAACGGAAAACTCATGACATAAGAGGTTGCAGGTGTCTGTTTTTTATCCGATATGATCACGACTGCTCTGAG TTCGCTTGA
- the LOC107893407 gene encoding protein SAWADEE HOMEODOMAIN HOMOLOG 2 isoform X10 has product MDRLRPRQRPVFSGFTKAEIEKMEKLFMESRELLQSKEFCQKLARNFSSSSGRAGKPIVKWNEFRNSPIIPSPIIVSQVQNWFTTRQQESEVKVPSVTNTYKDESRLPQTCLLNDGDQSCQILKGLVAKVGEKVLDLSELEFEAKSSTDGAWYDVDMFLSHRVTSSGETEVCVRFVGFGAEEDEWVNVKKAVRGLSIPFEHSECCKVMVGGLVLCLQERRDQSIHYDAHVLEIERKTHDIRGCR; this is encoded by the exons ATGGATCGTCTACGCCCAAGACAGAGGCCGGTCTTCTCTGGGTTTACAAAAGCTGAG ATTGAAAAAATGGAGAAATTGTTCATGGAATCAAGAGAGCTGCTGCAGAGTAAAGAGTTTTGTCAAAAACTTGCAAGAAATTTTAG TTCATCCTCAGGTCGTGCTGGTAAGCCCATCGTTAAATGGAACGAG TTTAGGAACTCTCCTATTATCCCTAGTCCAATAATTGTTTCTCAGGTACAAAACTGGTTCACAACTAGGCAGCAAGAAAGCGAAGTGAAAGTTCCTTCCGTGACCAATACATACAAAGATGAGTCCAGACTCCCTCAAACTTGCCTTCTAAATGATGGAGATCAAAGTTGTCAGATTCTTAAAG GTTTGGTTGCAAAAGTGGGAGAAAAGGTTTTGGATCTATCAGAACTAGAATTTGAGGCAAAGTCATCAACAGATGGAGCATG GTATGATGTTGATATGTTTCTGTCTCACCGAGTTACTAGTTCCGGTGAAACT GAAGTTTGTGTTAGATTTGTCGGATTTGGAGCTGAGGAGGATGAATGGGTTAACGTAAAAAAGGCAGTACGAGGACTATCCATCCCATTTGAACATTCCGAATGTTGTAAGGTGATGGTTGGAGGTCTTGTATTATGCTTGCAG GAGAGAAGAGACCAATCAATCCACTACGATGCTCATGTCTTGGAGATAGAACGGAAAACTCATGACATAAGAGGTTGCAGGT GA
- the LOC107893407 gene encoding protein SAWADEE HOMEODOMAIN HOMOLOG 1 isoform X5 produces MDRLRPRQRPVFSGFTKAEIEKMEKLFMESRELLQSKEFCQKLARNFSSSSGRAGKPIVKWNEVQNWFTTRQQESEVKVPSVTNTYKDESRLPQTCLLNDGDQSCQILKGLVAKVGEKVLDLSELEFEAKSSTDGAWYDVDMFLSHRVTSSGETEVCVRFVGFGAEEDEWVNVKKAVRGLSIPFEHSECCKVMVGGLVLCLQERRDQSIHYDAHVLEIERKTHDIRGCRNIRPWCHLKLSALIFLLFTFC; encoded by the exons ATGGATCGTCTACGCCCAAGACAGAGGCCGGTCTTCTCTGGGTTTACAAAAGCTGAG ATTGAAAAAATGGAGAAATTGTTCATGGAATCAAGAGAGCTGCTGCAGAGTAAAGAGTTTTGTCAAAAACTTGCAAGAAATTTTAG TTCATCCTCAGGTCGTGCTGGTAAGCCCATCGTTAAATGGAACGAG GTACAAAACTGGTTCACAACTAGGCAGCAAGAAAGCGAAGTGAAAGTTCCTTCCGTGACCAATACATACAAAGATGAGTCCAGACTCCCTCAAACTTGCCTTCTAAATGATGGAGATCAAAGTTGTCAGATTCTTAAAG GTTTGGTTGCAAAAGTGGGAGAAAAGGTTTTGGATCTATCAGAACTAGAATTTGAGGCAAAGTCATCAACAGATGGAGCATG GTATGATGTTGATATGTTTCTGTCTCACCGAGTTACTAGTTCCGGTGAAACT GAAGTTTGTGTTAGATTTGTCGGATTTGGAGCTGAGGAGGATGAATGGGTTAACGTAAAAAAGGCAGTACGAGGACTATCCATCCCATTTGAACATTCCGAATGTTGTAAGGTGATGGTTGGAGGTCTTGTATTATGCTTGCAG GAGAGAAGAGACCAATCAATCCACTACGATGCTCATGTCTTGGAGATAGAACGGAAAACTCATGACATAAGAGGTTGCAG GAACATCAGACCATGGTGCCATTTGAAGCTTTCAGCACTGATCTTTCTACTTTTCACCTTTTGCTAG
- the LOC107893407 gene encoding protein SAWADEE HOMEODOMAIN HOMOLOG 2 isoform X2 codes for MDRLRPRQRPVFSGFTKAEIEKMEKLFMESRELLQSKEFCQKLARNFSSSSGRAGKPIVKWNEFRNSPIIPSPIIVSQVQNWFTTRQQESEVKVPSVTNTYKDESRLPQTCLLNDGDQSCQILKGLVAKVGEKVLDLSELEFEAKSSTDGAWYDVDMFLSHRVTSSGETEVCVRFVGFGAEEDEWVNVKKAVRGLSIPFEHSECCKVMVGGLVLCLQERRDQSIHYDAHVLEIERKTHDIRGCRNIRPWCHLKLSALIFLLFTFC; via the exons ATGGATCGTCTACGCCCAAGACAGAGGCCGGTCTTCTCTGGGTTTACAAAAGCTGAG ATTGAAAAAATGGAGAAATTGTTCATGGAATCAAGAGAGCTGCTGCAGAGTAAAGAGTTTTGTCAAAAACTTGCAAGAAATTTTAG TTCATCCTCAGGTCGTGCTGGTAAGCCCATCGTTAAATGGAACGAG TTTAGGAACTCTCCTATTATCCCTAGTCCAATAATTGTTTCTCAGGTACAAAACTGGTTCACAACTAGGCAGCAAGAAAGCGAAGTGAAAGTTCCTTCCGTGACCAATACATACAAAGATGAGTCCAGACTCCCTCAAACTTGCCTTCTAAATGATGGAGATCAAAGTTGTCAGATTCTTAAAG GTTTGGTTGCAAAAGTGGGAGAAAAGGTTTTGGATCTATCAGAACTAGAATTTGAGGCAAAGTCATCAACAGATGGAGCATG GTATGATGTTGATATGTTTCTGTCTCACCGAGTTACTAGTTCCGGTGAAACT GAAGTTTGTGTTAGATTTGTCGGATTTGGAGCTGAGGAGGATGAATGGGTTAACGTAAAAAAGGCAGTACGAGGACTATCCATCCCATTTGAACATTCCGAATGTTGTAAGGTGATGGTTGGAGGTCTTGTATTATGCTTGCAG GAGAGAAGAGACCAATCAATCCACTACGATGCTCATGTCTTGGAGATAGAACGGAAAACTCATGACATAAGAGGTTGCAG GAACATCAGACCATGGTGCCATTTGAAGCTTTCAGCACTGATCTTTCTACTTTTCACCTTTTGCTAG
- the LOC107893407 gene encoding protein SAWADEE HOMEODOMAIN HOMOLOG 1 isoform X6 — translation MDRLRPRQRPVFSGFTKAEIEKMEKLFMESRELLQSKEFCQKLARNFSSSSGRAGKPIVKWNEFRNSPIIPSPIIVSQVQNWFTTRQQESEVKVPSVTNTYKDESRLPQTCLLNDGDQSCQILKGLVAKVGEKVLDLSELEFEAKSSTDGAWYDVDMFLSHRVTSSGETEVCVRFVGFGAEEDEWVNVKKAVRGLSIPFEHSECCKVMVGGLVLCLQERRDQSIHYDAHVLEIERKTHDIRGTSDHGAI, via the exons ATGGATCGTCTACGCCCAAGACAGAGGCCGGTCTTCTCTGGGTTTACAAAAGCTGAG ATTGAAAAAATGGAGAAATTGTTCATGGAATCAAGAGAGCTGCTGCAGAGTAAAGAGTTTTGTCAAAAACTTGCAAGAAATTTTAG TTCATCCTCAGGTCGTGCTGGTAAGCCCATCGTTAAATGGAACGAG TTTAGGAACTCTCCTATTATCCCTAGTCCAATAATTGTTTCTCAGGTACAAAACTGGTTCACAACTAGGCAGCAAGAAAGCGAAGTGAAAGTTCCTTCCGTGACCAATACATACAAAGATGAGTCCAGACTCCCTCAAACTTGCCTTCTAAATGATGGAGATCAAAGTTGTCAGATTCTTAAAG GTTTGGTTGCAAAAGTGGGAGAAAAGGTTTTGGATCTATCAGAACTAGAATTTGAGGCAAAGTCATCAACAGATGGAGCATG GTATGATGTTGATATGTTTCTGTCTCACCGAGTTACTAGTTCCGGTGAAACT GAAGTTTGTGTTAGATTTGTCGGATTTGGAGCTGAGGAGGATGAATGGGTTAACGTAAAAAAGGCAGTACGAGGACTATCCATCCCATTTGAACATTCCGAATGTTGTAAGGTGATGGTTGGAGGTCTTGTATTATGCTTGCAG GAGAGAAGAGACCAATCAATCCACTACGATGCTCATGTCTTGGAGATAGAACGGAAAACTCATGACATAAGAG GAACATCAGACCATGGTGCCATTTGA
- the LOC107893407 gene encoding protein SAWADEE HOMEODOMAIN HOMOLOG 1 isoform X8 → MDRLRPRQRPVFSGFTKAEIEKMEKLFMESRELLQSKEFCQKLARNFSSSSGRAGKPIVKWNEFRNSPIIPSPIIVSQVQNWFTTRQQESEVKVPSVTNTYKDESRLPQTCLLNDGDQSCQILKGLVAKVGEKVLDLSELEFEAKSSTDGAWYDVDMFLSHRVTSSGETEVCVRFVGFGAEEDEWVNVKKAVRGLSIPFEHSECCKVMVGGLVLCLQERRDQSIHYDAHVLEIERKTHDIRDYKPL, encoded by the exons ATGGATCGTCTACGCCCAAGACAGAGGCCGGTCTTCTCTGGGTTTACAAAAGCTGAG ATTGAAAAAATGGAGAAATTGTTCATGGAATCAAGAGAGCTGCTGCAGAGTAAAGAGTTTTGTCAAAAACTTGCAAGAAATTTTAG TTCATCCTCAGGTCGTGCTGGTAAGCCCATCGTTAAATGGAACGAG TTTAGGAACTCTCCTATTATCCCTAGTCCAATAATTGTTTCTCAGGTACAAAACTGGTTCACAACTAGGCAGCAAGAAAGCGAAGTGAAAGTTCCTTCCGTGACCAATACATACAAAGATGAGTCCAGACTCCCTCAAACTTGCCTTCTAAATGATGGAGATCAAAGTTGTCAGATTCTTAAAG GTTTGGTTGCAAAAGTGGGAGAAAAGGTTTTGGATCTATCAGAACTAGAATTTGAGGCAAAGTCATCAACAGATGGAGCATG GTATGATGTTGATATGTTTCTGTCTCACCGAGTTACTAGTTCCGGTGAAACT GAAGTTTGTGTTAGATTTGTCGGATTTGGAGCTGAGGAGGATGAATGGGTTAACGTAAAAAAGGCAGTACGAGGACTATCCATCCCATTTGAACATTCCGAATGTTGTAAGGTGATGGTTGGAGGTCTTGTATTATGCTTGCAG GAGAGAAGAGACCAATCAATCCACTACGATGCTCATGTCTTGGAGATAGAACGGAAAACTCATGACATAAGAG ATTATAAACCATTGTAG